From Eriocheir sinensis breed Jianghai 21 chromosome 65, ASM2467909v1, whole genome shotgun sequence, one genomic window encodes:
- the LOC126987589 gene encoding crustacyanin-A2 subunit-like, with protein sequence MKMLRVSAAAVVVLVCWTGSGGGIGLVDASTLLEVGACPNVSSVPNLDLAKLEGQWYQILQIPTDDNSIARCTRSTYTYADGYLEVVTEGRDAVGGAVARTGVLARLPDSPTGALQLDMDGMPPLSVWVLDTDYSGVACLYSCTEFPGLRAEWAWAVTRSPRPRVKLVHRCRAKLRRHHVDTAKLERVPHSAQCLKGN encoded by the exons ATGAAG ATGCTGCGGGtctcggcggcggcggtggtggtgttggtgtgctggacAGGCAGTGGCGGCGGCATCGGTCTGGTCGACGCATCCACGCTGCTGGAGGTCGGGGCGTGTCCCAACGTCAGCTCCGTCCCCAACCTTGACCTCGCCAAA CTCGAGGGGCAGTGGTACCAGATCCTGCAGATCCCCACCGACGACAACAGTATAGCCAGATGTACTCGATCCACCTACACTTACGCGG ACGGCTACCTGGAGGTGGTGACGGAGGGGCGTGACGCTGTCGGGGGCGCGGTGGCCAGGACGGGCGTGCTGGCCAGGCTGCCGGATTCCCCCACCGGCGCCCTGCAGCTCGACATGGACGGGA TGCCGCCCCTCAGCGTGTGGGTGCTGGACACGGACTACTCGGGCGTGGCGTGCCTCTACTCCTGCACCGAGTTCCCGGGGCTGCGGGCGGAGTGGGCGTGGGCGGTGACTCGCTCCCCACGACCGCGCGTCAAACTGGTGCACCGGTGTCGCGCCAAACTGCGCAGACACCACGTGGACACCGCCAAGCTGGAGCGTGTGCCCCACAGTGCCCAGTGCCTCAAGGGGAACTAA
- the LOC126987586 gene encoding enhancer of split mbeta protein-like has protein sequence MACELEPLSRTYQYRKVMKPMLERKRRARINKCLDELKDLMVTALQAEGESIAKLEKADVLELTVTHLKKLQRRNQLAVRPLPSHQDKFREGYSHCASEVSRCLASVQGVDVTLGTKLMTHLGISLTNYEKRAPLTILVPQAEPSPALSSASSGYSSASELSPTPSTSSRNSSSPSCSGPTSSLSTTSSGSSSSGNNTSSRAPATTTSASPRPQGLLTIAAPPCPMWRPW, from the coding sequence ATGGCGTGTGAACTGGAGCCACTGTCCCGCACCTACCAGTACCGCAAGGTGATGAAGCCCATGCTGGAGCGCAAGCGGCGGGCGCGCATCAACAAGTGCCTCGACGAGCTCAAAGACCTGATGGTGACGGCGCTGCAGGCGGAGGGCGAGTCCATCGCCAAGCTGGAGAAGGCGGACGTTTTGGAGCTGACGGTGACGCATCTCAAGAAGCTGCAGCGTCGCAATCAGCTGGCCGTGCGTCCCCTGCCCAGCCACCAGGACAAGTTCCGTGAGGGCTACAGCCACTGCGCCTCCGAAGTGTCCCGCTGCCTCGCCTCCGTGCAGGGCGTCGACGTCACACTCGGCACCAAGCTCATGACGCACCTCGGCATCTCCCTCACCAACTACGAGAAGCGGGCGCCCCTCACCATCCTCGTGCCCCAGGCTGAGCCGTCACCAGCGCTCTCCTCGGCCTCCAGCGGCTACTCCTCCGCCTCCGAGCTGTCTCCCACGCCCTCCACTTCCAGCAGGAACAGCTCATCTCCCTCCTGCAGCGGCCCCACCAGCAGCCTGTCCACTacaagcagcggcagcagcagcagcggtaacAACACTAGCAGCAGGGCcccggccaccaccaccagtgcctcCCCACGCCCCCAGGGTCTGCTGACCATCGCGGCGCCCCCATGCCCCATGTGGCGCCCGTGGTAA